GTAGACCTTGGAGCATCCGGCTTGCAACAGTCTGCCATTGAACACGGTCGACAAATTAGCATCATTGATCAGTTCCTCCTGAGCGACACCGACGGCCGGTCATTTCGTTTGCAGTTTATGCAGAAAAATCATCGAGCTGATTGTCACCACTCACCCAGAAGCAGCGTGCAGGCCCAGACCACGCGAGCCACCCGTCACCACGGCGACCTTTCCCtcgagggagaagatggtggagAAGTTGGAGAGACGGACTTGATCGGCGGCGGACATTGTGAAACTATGTGTATGTATTCGTGGGATGTTGAAAAGAGTTTCAAGATGGAAGCCGGagcagaaaaagaaaggaaaaggaggaaaTCAGATCATTTGAAGATTCAAGGACAAAAGCGCTAGACAAATGACAGCTTTTCCAGCACGAATCGAGGCTTTTGCTCCGAGCGACCGAGGCTCACGTCCACAGCCGAAACCCCGCAATTTCCGTTGGAGCTCCagttggagaagagagacatCACTTCGGGGCCGAGTTACCCCAGATGACGAGGGTCCTCCTCCTGCCATTTTGTAGTATATCGTGGCAGGACTTGAATCAAGTCAATTCATAGAAAACAgccaaggggggggggggggggggggcgctgAGCAAATGATATGCGCAAGTCCAGCTATCTGAAAGCACCCTGTGATGAACCTGGGATACTGTCAGATACTCGTCGGATTGGCATCTACACTCTAACTCGTCGAGTGTCAGGGCAAATATTGCCTTGAATTTGAGGCACCAAACAGTAGACGCACCTACAGAGAAGTATAACTTTGTCAAAACACTCtcgttggagggggagacgAAGAGGCTGGAATACCTCGATCGCGTGCAATTCCATCGTaaagagagcgagagaaaaaaagacgcaCATGGCTGGAAGGTACTCGCCCATTGATGTAATCCGGTGATTTCTAGGCAATGGAAGGCCTCATCTGTCATCCACCAGTTGGTCTCCTGCTTTCCCTTGTGCACACTTTTCCAGTCGTTGGCCAAGTTGAGGTCTGTTCAGAACGAATCTCTTTCCTCGAGTGTCCTCACTATCGACTCCCTTCACTTGGAGCAATTTCACCTCAACATAAACTCATGGCACCATCATCAGCCGTGGTGACTTTCCGCTTTTACAGAGGAAGTCCCTCGACAGGGCGAGCGGAAGAAGCGTAAATACGAGActatttgaaaaaaaaaaaaaaaaagtgcatCGATGCCAGATCGCCCTCTCTTGTACAAACTAGCTAGTAGTTCTTACTTCAAGCTAGGAAATCTTGCTAGAGGAAGACTAACGTGATTTAGCCGTCAGATTTCAACCAGAGATTTGAGATTGCAAGACCATTGGAGCTGCTCCAGACTCGGCTTGGCGTCCCATGTTCATTTGGCTGATATTTGCTCATATTTGCTCATTCTCGGATGTTCTACCCGATGAGCTGGTGTTGTTCATCTCTGTGGTACCGATTCGAACACCAGTCATGGATCCCTCGGTCGGATTCGTTGAATGATCAAACAAAAGAGATCGGTTATTCATGATAGAGTAATGAACCCCTCCTGGTAAGAAgcaggagaaagaggaccctggtggccatcttctcctctcttccaACCTCACACACCTGTGGATAAATTGACCCTGTCCTCTGATCTCCCATTCAATCGAGTAATCTTCAGCAGCGGTCACCAATAAAACTCCAAGGATTTGTCTTTGCAAGATTCAATTACAACCCACCGACCATCATGGCAACCCTCACCCATTCACTGCCTCCCCTGCCCTATGCCTACGACGTGAGTCGCGAACCCTCTCAACCCACCGCAGTTCTGTCACATTCCAAGTGTCAGAGTCATTCAAGGgggaaataaaaagaaaaactaACCAACTCTGAATCCATTCCGCATAGGCTCTAGAACCTATCATCTCCAAGCAGATCATGCAACTGCATCACCAGAAGCATCACCAAACCTACATCAATAATCTCAATGCTGCCCTTTCTGCCCAAATCACCGCCACCCAGTCCAACGACGTGGCTACTCTGATCAGTCTTCAGCAGAAAATCAAGTTCAATGGCGGTGGACACATCAACCATTCGCTCTTCTGGAAGAATCTAACTCCCCCGGGGAGTGCCGAGAATGACCTGGTCAAGGCCGCTCCGTCCCTGCGAGATGCCATTGCTACCCGCTGGGGGTCCTACGATGAGTTTGTCAAGGCTTTCAGTGCAGAGTTGCTGGGTCTGCAAGGTAGTGGATGGGGTTGGCTGGTGAGTAAAGGTGGTGCACGGGGACGATTGGAGATTGTCGCCACCAAGGATCAGGATCCGGTGGCAGCGACGGATGTCCCTGTGTTTGGAGTGGATATGTGGGAGCATGCTTATTATCTCCAGGTAAGTCAAGCAGATCTGGAGATGTGACTGGGCTTGATCGTTTGATTCTTGGATGCTAAATAAGGGATTGTCTAGTATCTGAATAATAAGGTCGGCTATGTGGAGGGCATCTGGAAGATTATCAATTGGACCGAAGCCGAGAAGCGATACACGGCCGGCGTGGAGAACTGGCTCAAGTTGTAATCTCGTGTCCGAAATGGAAAGGTGTTCTCATCATGTACAAGAGCCTTGGTAACTGTCCATTTGGCTCGAAAGACTTGAGAGAGATGGGGATGCCCTGTGTTCCAAAATAGAACCCTTCTGATATCAAgcttccattccttcaaAGAGCAATACAGATCCATATTTTTAGATCCATATAGTGAGAACATGATGCGAGACCACAAAGACATGTATTCCATCGTAGTAGTCATTTCAATCAGTTATATCCAATAATCCCCGTTCCCAGCGCTGTTCCATCCAAACTACAGAGAGTAACCTGCCGCCCAACCACACCACGGGCCGACACCGTCAGATCCAAACATTCTCTCAGATCTACTTCAATCTCTCTCCCGCCTTGCTCATTGCTCGTCCGTACGCCCTTGGAGAGATCTAAGCGGAAAGCATGCAACGGCGTCATCTCGAACAGACGTGCAGAGAGATCTCCATGCTTCCTAGTGAGCAGATTAGCATCCGCAGTCCCACTGAATCAGAGAGACGAGAGTGCATTTTTTTTAAACAAGATACTCACTCGATTCGAATTTCCACCTCGGGATGATCACAGAAAGTCTGATAGGTTTCGCCGTCGGCAAAGTGAAGGAGGGCCTTTGTCTTTTTATCGCCAGGACTGCGATTCTCTGGTTCTTGAAAAAAGAGCGAAtaggaggaagaggatgtcGAATATGATGAGGAAGTGGTCACGGAACTTGTAGACTGGGGGGATGAAGATAGAGATCTCTCGGAACTGTCTCTATCACAACACCTATCGAGAGGGAAGAGGACCGCGATGGTTCCGCCGGATGTTGATCGAGAGGATTCACCACACATTGTgataagagagagagagagaattaATTGAAGCTTGCCAGTCAAATGTAGTGTTACTGATACCCCAGAAGCAAGGTGAGCAAGCAACAGATGCACGGGTA
This genomic window from Penicillium oxalicum strain HP7-1 chromosome III, whole genome shotgun sequence contains:
- a CDS encoding Superoxide dismutase, producing the protein MATLTHSLPPLPYAYDALEPIISKQIMQLHHQKHHQTYINNLNAALSAQITATQSNDVATLISLQQKIKFNGGGHINHSLFWKNLTPPGSAENDLVKAAPSLRDAIATRWGSYDEFVKAFSAELLGLQGSGWGWLVSKGGARGRLEIVATKDQDPVAATDVPVFGVDMWEHAYYLQYLNNKVGYVEGIWKIINWTEAEKRYTAGVENWLKL